The genomic window TAGTTGGATAAATGTTGAATTTTATTGTTGGAGAAATGCATGTCATCGCTAAGTCAAGAAGCGCATCTTGTTCGTAAAGCGCTCGAAGCTCGTGGTCTTGAAACCCCACTTTGCGGTCAATCTCTTTCCTCAAATGAGCGTAAGCAACAGATTGAAGTGCACATGGGTGAAATTATGCGTTTACTTAATCTGGATCTTAGCGATGATAGCTTAGCGGAAACACCGAAGCGCGTTGCTAAAATGTATGTTGACGAAGTTTTCTCTGGGCTCGATTATAATAACTTCCCTAAAATTACCTTGATCGAAAACAAAATGGATTTCGACGAAATGGTGACGGTTCGTGATATCACTTTAACCAGTGTCTGTGAGCACCATTTTGTTACCATCGATGGCAAGGCGACAGTAGCCTATATTCCAAAGGATAAAGTGGTTGGCTTATCTAAAATTAATCGTATTGTTCAATTCTTTTCTCAACGGCCACAAGTTCAGGAGCGTTTAACCCAACAGATTTTAATTGCGCTACAAACTTTATTAGGCACAGCTAATGTTGCAGTTTCCATTGATGCCGTTCACTATTGTGTCAAAGC from Arsenophonus sp. aPb includes these protein-coding regions:
- the folE gene encoding GTP cyclohydrolase I FolE; protein product: MSSLSQEAHLVRKALEARGLETPLCGQSLSSNERKQQIEVHMGEIMRLLNLDLSDDSLAETPKRVAKMYVDEVFSGLDYNNFPKITLIENKMDFDEMVTVRDITLTSVCEHHFVTIDGKATVAYIPKDKVVGLSKINRIVQFFSQRPQVQERLTQQILIALQTLLGTANVAVSIDAVHYCVKARGVRDVSSSTMTTSLGGLFKSSQNTRQEFLRNISRRRNY